From the Acidimicrobiales bacterium genome, the window GGCAAGAACGTGAAGAAGCTCTCGCTCCTGTCCGGCGGCGAGCGGGCCCTGGTGGCCATCGCCTTCCTTTTCTCGGTGTTCCGCAGCCGGCCCTCGCCCTTCTATCTGCTCGACGAGGTCGAGGCCGCCCTCGACGACGTCAACCTCCGGCGTTTCCTCGATCTGATCGAAGAGTTCCGCGACGAGGCCCAGCTCATCGTCGTGACCCACCAGAAGCGGACGATGGAGGCTGCTGACTGGCTGTACGGGGTCACGATGCAGCCGGGCGGGTCTTCCAAGATCGTGAGCGAGCGAGTGAGAGCCTCGGCCTGACAAGCAGAGCGGCAGCTAGGCTCACGACGCCATGACAATCATCTTGATCGTGGCCGTCCTCGCCTTCGTTGTGGTGGTCGCGCTCGGTCTGGTGGCCGGTACTGCACTGCGGCGTCGCAGCTCCGGCGTCGAGCTCGAGCCTCCGCCGCCACCCTCAGCGCAGGTCGCCCCGCCTGACGTCGCCCAGCCTGACGTCGCGGAGGCGCCCCCCGAGGCCGAGGAGGTGCTCGGTCCTCCCGAGGTGGCCGCCCCGCCGCCACTGCGTGAGCGCCTGGGCAAGGCCCGCAGTCTCCTCGCCGGGCGCGTCGGCGCGGTGCTCGCACGCTCCGGCATCGACGAAGGGACGTGGGACGAGCTCGAGGAGGCCCTGATCCTGGCCGACGTCGGGGTGTCGACGACCACCTCGCTGCTCGACGGGCTACGCACGCGGGTCAAGGCCGGTGAGATCTCGGGCCCCGACGCGCTGCTCGAGGCGCTGAAGTCGGACCTCAAGGCGATCATGGGTCGGGGAGACCGTTCCCTTCATCAGGAGCCGGGGCAGACGAACGTCTGGCTCTTCGTCGGTGTCAACGGCGTGGGGAAGACCACGACGATCGGCAAGGTGGGGATGCGCGAGGCGGCCGAAGGGCGTTCGGTGGTGATGGCCGCCGGTGACACGTTCAGGGCCGCCGCCACCGAGCAGTTGGAGTCATGGGCGCTGC encodes:
- the ftsY gene encoding signal recognition particle-docking protein FtsY codes for the protein MTIILIVAVLAFVVVVALGLVAGTALRRRSSGVELEPPPPPSAQVAPPDVAQPDVAEAPPEAEEVLGPPEVAAPPPLRERLGKARSLLAGRVGAVLARSGIDEGTWDELEEALILADVGVSTTTSLLDGLRTRVKAGEISGPDALLEALKSDLKAIMGRGDRSLHQEPGQTNVWLFVGVNGVGKTTTIGKVGMREAAEGRSVVMAAGDTFRAAATEQLESWALRVEADLVRGSEGGDPGSVLFDAVQRAVARGADLVLVDTAGRLHTKVNLMEELKKVRRVAERSPAHLGEVLLVLDATTGQNGLVQARQFSEAVGVTGVVLTKLDGTAKGGIALAVVADLGLPIKLVGLGESPADLVPLDPDEFVEALFA